The proteins below come from a single Miscanthus floridulus cultivar M001 chromosome 1, ASM1932011v1, whole genome shotgun sequence genomic window:
- the LOC136497814 gene encoding serine/arginine-rich splicing factor SC35-like isoform X1, giving the protein MSRSGQPENRDTFSLLVLNVSFRTTADDLFPLFDRYGEVVDIYIPRDRRTGDSRGFAFVRYNYEDEAQDAIDGLDGERRKNFICYSIIIFLLRLIFHCFFPGTGMRFGGRALMVQFAKYGPNAEKIHRGRITEENPKPRGRFRSRSPRPRYREDYRDRDCRRRSRSRSRERYEQDRYRDSDHRCHRTRSISPDYDRKHNRHSGSPVRKNPSHSRSRSPRRAPHEGTPSKPGDGRAACSGSP; this is encoded by the exons ATGTCGCGCTCCGGGCAGCCGGAGAACCGCGACACTTTCTCCCTCCTCGTCCTCAACGTCTCCTTCC GCACAACGGCTGACGATCTCTTCCCGCTCTTCGACCGCTACGGCGAGGTCGTCGACATCTACATCCCGCGTGACCGCAG GACTGGGGATTCGCGAGGGTTCGCGTTCGTGAGGTACAATTACGAGGATGAGGCGCAGGATGCCATTGACGGGCTTGATGGTGAGCGAAGGAAAAATTTCATCTGTTATTCCATTATTATTTTTCTTCTAAGACTTATATTCCATTGTTTTTTTCCTGGTACAGGGATGAGGTTTGGTGGGCGGGCGCTCATGGTGCAGTTTGCCAAGTACGGGCCCAATGCTGAAAAGAT TCATAGGGGTAGAATTACAGAAGAAAATCCAAAGCCAAGGGGTCGTTTCAGAAGCCGCAGTCCAAGACCGAG GTATCGAGAGGATTATCGGGATAGAGACTGTAGAAGGCGAAGCCGGAGCAGAAGTAGGGAGCGATATGAACAGGACAGGTACAGAGATAGTGATCATCGTTGCCATAGGACTCGCAGTATTAGTCCTGACTATGACAGGAAACATAACAGACACAG TGGCTCTCCTGTGCGTAAAAACCCCAGTCATAGCAGAAGCCGTTCACCTCGTAGGGCACCTCATGAAGGAACACCTAGCAAGCCCGGAGATGGCCGCGCTGCATGTTCTGGAAGCCCTTGA
- the LOC136497814 gene encoding serine/arginine-rich splicing factor SC35-like isoform X3 codes for MSRSGQPENRDTFSLLVLNVSFRTTADDLFPLFDRYGEVVDIYIPRDRRTGDSRGFAFVRYNYEDEAQDAIDGLDGMRFGGRALMVQFAKYGPNAEKIHRGRITEENPKPRGRFRSRSPRPSHL; via the exons ATGTCGCGCTCCGGGCAGCCGGAGAACCGCGACACTTTCTCCCTCCTCGTCCTCAACGTCTCCTTCC GCACAACGGCTGACGATCTCTTCCCGCTCTTCGACCGCTACGGCGAGGTCGTCGACATCTACATCCCGCGTGACCGCAG GACTGGGGATTCGCGAGGGTTCGCGTTCGTGAGGTACAATTACGAGGATGAGGCGCAGGATGCCATTGACGGGCTTGATG GGATGAGGTTTGGTGGGCGGGCGCTCATGGTGCAGTTTGCCAAGTACGGGCCCAATGCTGAAAAGAT TCATAGGGGTAGAATTACAGAAGAAAATCCAAAGCCAAGGGGTCGTTTCAGAAGCCGCAGTCCAAGACCGAG CCATTTGTGA
- the LOC136497814 gene encoding serine/arginine-rich splicing factor SC35-like isoform X2 has protein sequence MSRSGQPENRDTFSLLVLNVSFRTTADDLFPLFDRYGEVVDIYIPRDRRTGDSRGFAFVRYNYEDEAQDAIDGLDGMRFGGRALMVQFAKYGPNAEKIHRGRITEENPKPRGRFRSRSPRPRYREDYRDRDCRRRSRSRSRERYEQDRYRDSDHRCHRTRSISPDYDRKHNRHSGSPVRKNPSHSRSRSPRRAPHEGTPSKPGDGRAACSGSP, from the exons ATGTCGCGCTCCGGGCAGCCGGAGAACCGCGACACTTTCTCCCTCCTCGTCCTCAACGTCTCCTTCC GCACAACGGCTGACGATCTCTTCCCGCTCTTCGACCGCTACGGCGAGGTCGTCGACATCTACATCCCGCGTGACCGCAG GACTGGGGATTCGCGAGGGTTCGCGTTCGTGAGGTACAATTACGAGGATGAGGCGCAGGATGCCATTGACGGGCTTGATG GGATGAGGTTTGGTGGGCGGGCGCTCATGGTGCAGTTTGCCAAGTACGGGCCCAATGCTGAAAAGAT TCATAGGGGTAGAATTACAGAAGAAAATCCAAAGCCAAGGGGTCGTTTCAGAAGCCGCAGTCCAAGACCGAG GTATCGAGAGGATTATCGGGATAGAGACTGTAGAAGGCGAAGCCGGAGCAGAAGTAGGGAGCGATATGAACAGGACAGGTACAGAGATAGTGATCATCGTTGCCATAGGACTCGCAGTATTAGTCCTGACTATGACAGGAAACATAACAGACACAG TGGCTCTCCTGTGCGTAAAAACCCCAGTCATAGCAGAAGCCGTTCACCTCGTAGGGCACCTCATGAAGGAACACCTAGCAAGCCCGGAGATGGCCGCGCTGCATGTTCTGGAAGCCCTTGA